In one window of Cupriavidus necator N-1 DNA:
- the ruvC gene encoding crossover junction endodeoxyribonuclease RuvC: MRILGIDPGLRTTGFGVIEKHGNKLAYVASGTITSDGNSTLPERLKTLYDGISEVSRTYAPDCAAIEKVFVNVNPQSTLLLGQARGAAICGLVGYGLPVFEYTALQLKVAVVGYGRANKAQVQEMVTRLLMLPGQPGSDAADALGVAICHANGSDTLGTLSGLAPDLVRKGMRVRRGRLVG; encoded by the coding sequence ATGCGAATCCTAGGCATCGACCCCGGCCTGCGCACCACCGGCTTCGGCGTGATCGAGAAGCACGGCAACAAGCTTGCCTACGTGGCCTCGGGCACGATCACGAGCGACGGCAATTCAACCCTGCCGGAACGGCTGAAGACGCTCTACGACGGCATCAGCGAAGTGTCGCGCACCTATGCACCCGACTGCGCGGCGATCGAGAAGGTCTTCGTCAACGTCAACCCGCAGTCCACGCTGCTGCTCGGCCAGGCCCGCGGCGCGGCAATCTGCGGGCTGGTGGGCTACGGCTTGCCGGTGTTCGAGTACACCGCGCTGCAACTCAAGGTGGCGGTGGTCGGCTACGGCCGCGCCAACAAGGCGCAGGTGCAGGAAATGGTGACGCGGCTGCTGATGCTGCCCGGCCAGCCCGGCAGCGATGCGGCCGATGCGCTCGGCGTGGCGATCTGCCATGCCAACGGCAGCGATACCCTGGGCACGCTGTCGGGCCTGGCGCCCGACCTGGTGCGCAAGGGCATGCGCGTGCGGCGCGGGCGGCTGGTCGGCTGA
- the ruvA gene encoding Holliday junction branch migration protein RuvA has protein sequence MIGRIAGTLIEKNPPHLLVDCHGVGYEVDVPMSTFYNLPAVGQPVTLLTQLIVREDAHLLYGFGTASERNTFRELIKITGIGARMALAVLSGMSVPELAQAITLQEAGRLTRIPGIGKKTAERLLLELKGKLGAELGHAPGTPAVPDSAVDVLNALLALGYSEKEAAAAIKQVPAGTGVSEGIKLALKALSKG, from the coding sequence ATGATCGGACGCATCGCCGGCACCCTTATCGAGAAGAATCCCCCGCACCTGCTGGTCGATTGCCACGGCGTCGGCTACGAGGTGGACGTGCCGATGAGCACCTTCTACAACCTGCCCGCGGTGGGCCAGCCGGTGACGCTGCTGACGCAGCTGATCGTGCGCGAGGACGCGCACCTGCTGTACGGCTTCGGCACCGCATCGGAACGCAACACCTTTCGCGAGCTGATCAAGATCACCGGCATCGGCGCGCGCATGGCGCTGGCGGTGCTGTCGGGCATGTCGGTCCCCGAGCTGGCGCAGGCCATCACGCTGCAGGAAGCCGGCCGCCTCACGCGCATTCCCGGCATCGGCAAGAAGACCGCGGAGCGGCTGCTGCTGGAGCTCAAGGGCAAGCTGGGCGCGGAGCTGGGCCATGCGCCGGGCACGCCGGCGGTGCCGGACAGCGCCGTCGACGTGCTCAATGCGCTGCTGGCGCTGGGCTACTCGGAGAAGGAAGCCGCCGCGGCGATCAAGCAGGTGCCGGCGGGGACCGGCGTGTCGGAGGGCATCAAGCTGGCGCTCAAGGCATTGTCCAAGGGTTGA
- the ruvB gene encoding Holliday junction branch migration DNA helicase RuvB, with product MIETDKLAAPARVIAATPASSQEEAFERALRPKLLDEYVGQEKVRGQLDIFMHAARNRREALDHVLLFGPPGLGKTTLAHIIAREMGVNLRQTSGPVLERPGDLAALLTNLEANDVLFIDEIHRLSPVVEEILYPALEDYQIDIMIGEGPAARSVKLDLQPFTLVGATTRAGMLTNPLRDRFGIVARLEFYTADELARIVTRSAQLLHARIDPQGALEIARRARGTPRIANRLLRRVRDYAEVKGDGNITRAMADAALAMLDVDSVGFDLMDRKLLEAVLLKFGGGPVGVDNLAAAIGEERDTIEDVLEPYLIQQGYLQRTPRGRVATAAAYRHFGLANPQGSGATELFGDA from the coding sequence ATGATCGAAACTGACAAGCTTGCCGCCCCCGCCCGCGTGATCGCCGCCACCCCCGCCTCGTCGCAGGAGGAGGCGTTCGAGCGCGCGCTGCGGCCCAAGCTGCTGGACGAATATGTCGGCCAGGAAAAGGTGCGTGGGCAGCTCGATATCTTCATGCACGCCGCGCGCAACCGGCGCGAGGCGCTGGACCACGTGCTGCTGTTCGGCCCGCCGGGCCTGGGCAAGACCACGCTGGCCCACATCATCGCGCGCGAGATGGGGGTCAACCTGCGCCAGACCTCGGGCCCCGTGCTGGAGCGCCCGGGCGACCTGGCCGCGCTGCTGACCAACCTGGAAGCCAATGACGTGCTGTTCATCGACGAGATCCACCGGCTCTCGCCGGTCGTCGAGGAAATCCTGTACCCGGCGCTCGAGGACTACCAGATCGACATCATGATCGGCGAAGGCCCGGCGGCGCGCTCGGTCAAGCTCGACCTGCAGCCGTTCACGCTGGTGGGCGCCACCACGCGTGCCGGCATGCTGACCAACCCGCTGCGCGACCGCTTCGGCATCGTGGCGCGGCTGGAGTTCTATACCGCCGATGAGCTGGCCCGCATCGTCACGCGCTCGGCGCAGCTGCTGCATGCCCGCATCGACCCGCAGGGCGCGCTGGAGATCGCCCGGCGCGCGCGCGGCACGCCCCGTATCGCCAACCGGCTGCTGCGCCGCGTGCGCGACTACGCCGAGGTCAAGGGTGACGGGAACATCACCCGCGCTATGGCCGACGCAGCGCTGGCCATGCTGGACGTGGACAGCGTCGGCTTCGACCTGATGGACCGCAAGCTGCTCGAAGCCGTGCTGCTCAAGTTCGGCGGCGGCCCGGTGGGCGTTGACAACCTGGCCGCGGCCATCGGTGAGGAGCGCGACACCATCGAGGACGTGCTCGAGCCCTACCTGATCCAGCAAGGTTATCTGCAGCGCACGCCGCGCGGGCGCGTGGCCACGGCTGCCGCCTATCGGCATTTCGGCCTGGCCAACCCGCAAGGCAGCGGCGCGACCGAGCTGTTCGGCGACGCCTGA
- a CDS encoding glycerophosphodiester phosphodiesterase, giving the protein MPSQSRLSAPRWRAASLFPVLAFRRRLFPAAAACAVLVAGCATAPRPKPVSAAPVPAPAASAPPAAAATQPPRPLVIAHRGASALRPEHTLAAYAKAIEDGADAIEPDLVMTRDGVLVARHENDITGTTNVAELPQFAERKRTKVIDGERLSGWFTEDFTLAELKTLRARERIPRLRPANARLNDQFEVPTFDEIVRLAEQASLRTGKPIGIYPELKHPSYFRGIGLPLEDKLAAALRAQPYLRQAPVFIQCFESGSLRAMRRTLGRGLPNVKLVQLIGNPRKGPADWKLAGDPRTFDDMLSTTGLREVAAYADGIGPEKSSVVPRDAQGALAAPTPVVRQAHAAGLFVHPYTFRPENSFLPKALQTGGDDATRSPSGMEREVQAFIAAGIDGFFTDDPALGRRAVDTPAR; this is encoded by the coding sequence ATGCCTAGCCAGTCCCGATTGAGCGCGCCGCGTTGGCGCGCAGCCAGCCTCTTCCCTGTTCTTGCCTTCCGGCGACGGCTGTTCCCGGCCGCTGCGGCCTGCGCCGTGCTGGTCGCCGGCTGCGCCACCGCGCCGCGCCCTAAGCCCGTGTCCGCGGCTCCGGTGCCGGCACCCGCCGCGAGCGCTCCGCCTGCGGCCGCCGCCACCCAGCCTCCCAGGCCGCTGGTGATCGCCCACCGCGGCGCCAGCGCGCTGCGCCCGGAACATACGCTTGCCGCCTACGCCAAGGCCATCGAGGACGGCGCCGACGCCATCGAGCCCGACCTGGTCATGACACGCGACGGCGTGCTGGTGGCGCGCCACGAGAACGACATCACCGGCACCACCAACGTGGCCGAACTGCCGCAGTTCGCCGAGCGCAAGCGCACCAAGGTGATCGACGGCGAGCGCCTGAGCGGCTGGTTCACCGAAGACTTCACGCTGGCCGAGCTCAAGACACTGCGCGCGCGTGAGCGCATCCCGCGCCTGCGGCCGGCCAATGCGCGGTTGAACGACCAGTTCGAGGTGCCGACCTTCGACGAGATCGTGCGGCTGGCCGAGCAGGCCTCGCTGCGCACCGGCAAACCCATCGGCATCTATCCCGAACTGAAGCATCCGAGCTATTTTCGCGGCATCGGCCTGCCACTTGAAGACAAGCTGGCAGCGGCCTTGCGCGCGCAGCCCTACTTGCGCCAGGCGCCGGTGTTTATCCAGTGCTTCGAGAGCGGCAGCCTGCGCGCGATGCGACGCACGCTGGGCCGCGGGCTGCCCAACGTGAAGCTGGTGCAACTCATCGGCAACCCGCGCAAAGGCCCCGCGGACTGGAAGCTTGCCGGCGACCCGCGCACCTTCGACGACATGCTGAGCACGACCGGCCTGCGCGAAGTGGCGGCCTACGCCGACGGCATCGGCCCGGAGAAGAGCAGCGTGGTGCCACGCGATGCGCAGGGCGCGCTGGCTGCGCCGACGCCGGTGGTGCGCCAGGCGCATGCTGCCGGGCTGTTCGTCCATCCCTACACCTTCCGCCCGGAAAACAGCTTCCTGCCCAAGGCGCTGCAGACCGGCGGCGACGACGCCACGCGCAGCCCGTCCGGCATGGAGCGGGAGGTGCAGGCCTTTATCGCGGCCGGCATCGACGGCTTCTTCACCGACGACCCGGCGCTGGGCCGCCGCGCGGTGGATACGCCGGCGCGCTGA
- a CDS encoding queuosine precursor transporter, with amino-acid sequence MSAVPASTTQPGRVYRYYDLVMVAFVTVLLCSNLIGAAKAAQVTLPVIGTVTFGAGVLFFPISYIFGDVLTEVYGYGRDRRVVWAGFAALAFATFMSLVVLNMPVAPFMADYQKSLQEVFGNTWRIALGSLIAFCCGSFTNSYVLAKMKLWTSGRWLWTRTIGSTLAGELVDSSLFYVIAFYGIWPLEKVIQVAVAQYVLKTGWEVVMTPVTYKVVGFLKRAENEDYFDRNTDFTPFRVRV; translated from the coding sequence ATGTCCGCCGTCCCCGCCAGCACGACCCAACCGGGCCGTGTCTACCGCTACTATGACTTAGTCATGGTGGCCTTTGTCACCGTGCTGCTGTGCTCGAACCTGATCGGCGCGGCCAAGGCGGCGCAGGTGACGTTGCCGGTGATCGGCACGGTGACCTTCGGCGCCGGGGTGCTGTTCTTCCCGATCTCCTACATCTTCGGCGACGTGTTGACCGAGGTCTACGGCTACGGCCGCGACCGGCGCGTGGTCTGGGCCGGCTTTGCCGCGCTGGCGTTCGCCACCTTCATGAGCCTGGTGGTGTTGAACATGCCGGTCGCGCCCTTCATGGCGGACTACCAGAAAAGCCTGCAGGAGGTGTTCGGCAACACCTGGCGGATTGCGCTCGGCTCGCTGATCGCCTTCTGCTGCGGCAGCTTCACCAACAGCTACGTACTGGCCAAGATGAAGCTGTGGACGTCGGGGCGGTGGCTGTGGACGCGCACGATCGGCTCCACGCTGGCCGGGGAGCTAGTCGACTCGTCGCTGTTCTACGTGATCGCCTTCTACGGCATCTGGCCGCTGGAGAAGGTGATCCAGGTGGCGGTGGCGCAGTACGTGCTGAAGACCGGCTGGGAAGTGGTAATGACACCGGTGACGTACAAGGTGGTGGGGTTCCTGAAGCGGGCCGAGAACGAGGATTACTTCGACCGCAATACCGACTTCACCCCGTTCCGCGTCCGCGTGTAG
- a CDS encoding BPSL1445 family SYLF domain-containing lipoprotein, which yields MNRRHFVTRVAGSGLLVATVMAAGCSTTGTSASKDPVAKKQEIDAGVDGALNRLFSTNAGARDLAQRAQGVLVFPRVISAGLVVGGEYGEGALRSKGATVGYYSTTQASVGLTAGGQSKAVIIMFMTPEAYNKFVSSKGWTAGADANVAVAKIGADGRLDTLTSQQPVIAFVQTNAGLMFDVSVNGAKISKLEI from the coding sequence ATGAATCGTCGCCACTTTGTTACCCGGGTTGCCGGATCGGGCCTGCTCGTCGCCACGGTGATGGCTGCGGGCTGCAGCACTACCGGCACCAGCGCCTCGAAGGACCCGGTCGCCAAGAAGCAGGAAATCGATGCAGGGGTGGACGGAGCGCTGAACCGGCTGTTCTCCACCAACGCCGGCGCACGCGACCTGGCGCAGCGTGCGCAAGGGGTCCTGGTGTTCCCGCGCGTGATCTCGGCCGGCCTGGTGGTAGGCGGCGAGTACGGCGAGGGTGCGCTGCGATCGAAGGGCGCGACGGTCGGCTACTACAGCACGACGCAGGCCTCGGTCGGGCTGACCGCCGGCGGGCAGTCCAAGGCCGTCATCATCATGTTCATGACCCCGGAGGCCTACAACAAGTTTGTTTCCAGCAAGGGCTGGACCGCCGGCGCCGATGCCAACGTGGCGGTGGCCAAGATCGGCGCGGACGGCAGGCTCGACACCCTGACCAGCCAGCAGCCGGTGATTGCCTTCGTGCAGACCAATGCCGGCCTGATGTTCGACGTCTCGGTGAACGGCGCCAAGATCAGCAAGCTGGAAATCTGA